Proteins from one Megalopta genalis isolate 19385.01 chromosome 1, iyMegGena1_principal, whole genome shotgun sequence genomic window:
- the LOC117217991 gene encoding protein pelota isoform X2, whose translation MGLSIAGKVSCLTYGTIYFTLLQSNVKHGKYDFFNDVLVQLFLRKVQTESSTGSSNSYKVRTTLTICVESIDFDTQACVLRLKGRNVEENKYVKTGAYHTLDVEQNRKFTIIKTNWDSISLERVNTACDPTQNADVAAVVMQEGIAHICLITSNMTIVRAKIDQIIPRKRKGNVSQHEKGLIRFYENVMQGILRHINFDIVKCVILASPGFVKDQYMDYMIEQAIKTDNKLILENKSKFLLVHASSGFKHSLKEVLAEAAVMSRISDTKAAGEVKALETFFMILQTDPCRAFYGKKHVQKANEAQAIETLLISDKLFRCQDVALRKEYVQLVEGVKDSSGDVKIFSSLHISGEQLEQVTGIAAILRFPMPELDDESDGENDSEEDE comes from the exons ATGGGACTGTCGATCGCCGGAAAAGTATCATGTTTGACATATGGCACAATTTATTTCACGTTGCTCCAATCAAACGTAAAACATGGAAAGTATGATTTCTTTAATGACGTACTTGTGCAATTATTTCTAAG GAAAGTGCAAACAGAGTCATCAACTGGCAGTTCCAATAGCTATAAAGTTAGAACTACTTTAACCATATGTGTAGAGAGCATTGATTTTGATACACAAGCCTGTGTTTTAAGACTGAAGGGTAGAAATGTAGAAGAAAATAAATATGTTAAG ACAGGAGCATATCACACATTGGATGTAGAAcaaaatcgaaaattcacaatcaTAAAAACTAATTGGGATTCCATTTCTTTGGAAAGAGTTAATACCGCGTGTGATCCTACACAG AATGCAGATGTTGCAGCTGTGGTAATGCAAGAAGGCATAGCTCATATTTGTTTGATAACTTCTAACATGACAATAGTGCGTGCTAAAATAGACCAAATCATACCgagaaaaaggaaaggaaatGTCTCTCAACATGAAAAG GGTTTAATTCGATTTTACGAAAACGTTATGCAAGGAATTTTAAGACACATCAATTTTGATATTGTGAAATGCGTTATTCTTGCCAGTCCTGGGTTTGTAAAAGACCAATACATGGATTATATGATAGAACAAGCAATAAAAACGGACAACAAATTGATATTGGAAAACAAATCTAAATTTTTGCTTGTTCATGCTAGTTCAGGATTCAAACACTCTCTAAAAG AAGTATTAGCCGAAGCAGCAGTGATGTCTCGAATTTCTGATACAAAAGCAGCAGGTGAAGTAAAAGCTttggaaacattttttatgatattgCAGACTGATCCTTGCAGAGCATTTTATGGGAAAAAGCACGTGCAGAAAGCGAATGAAGCACAAGCCATTGAAACGTTACTCATTtccgacaaattatttag ATGTCAAGATGTAGCTTTGAGAAAGGAATATGTTCAATTAGTGGAAGGTGTGAAAGACTCTAGTGGggatgtaaaaatattttcaagctTACATATATCCGGTGAAC AATTGGAACAAGTAACTGGAATAGCAGCAATACTCCGTTTTCCGATGCCAGAATTAGACGACGAGAGCGATGGCGAAAACGATTCGGAAGAAGATGAATAA
- the LOC117217991 gene encoding protein pelota isoform X1, with translation MKLVSKFVDKEGEGHVSLVPENTEDMWHAYNIISEGDSVSCSTFRKVQTESSTGSSNSYKVRTTLTICVESIDFDTQACVLRLKGRNVEENKYVKTGAYHTLDVEQNRKFTIIKTNWDSISLERVNTACDPTQNADVAAVVMQEGIAHICLITSNMTIVRAKIDQIIPRKRKGNVSQHEKGLIRFYENVMQGILRHINFDIVKCVILASPGFVKDQYMDYMIEQAIKTDNKLILENKSKFLLVHASSGFKHSLKEVLAEAAVMSRISDTKAAGEVKALETFFMILQTDPCRAFYGKKHVQKANEAQAIETLLISDKLFRCQDVALRKEYVQLVEGVKDSSGDVKIFSSLHISGEQLEQVTGIAAILRFPMPELDDESDGENDSEEDE, from the exons ATGAAGCTTGTATCAAAGTTTGTCGATAAAGAGGGAGAAGG GCATGTGTCCCTTGTCCCAGAAAACACAGAAGATATGTGGCATGCATACAATATCATTAGTGAAGGAGATTCTGTTAGTTGTTCCACGTTTAG GAAAGTGCAAACAGAGTCATCAACTGGCAGTTCCAATAGCTATAAAGTTAGAACTACTTTAACCATATGTGTAGAGAGCATTGATTTTGATACACAAGCCTGTGTTTTAAGACTGAAGGGTAGAAATGTAGAAGAAAATAAATATGTTAAG ACAGGAGCATATCACACATTGGATGTAGAAcaaaatcgaaaattcacaatcaTAAAAACTAATTGGGATTCCATTTCTTTGGAAAGAGTTAATACCGCGTGTGATCCTACACAG AATGCAGATGTTGCAGCTGTGGTAATGCAAGAAGGCATAGCTCATATTTGTTTGATAACTTCTAACATGACAATAGTGCGTGCTAAAATAGACCAAATCATACCgagaaaaaggaaaggaaatGTCTCTCAACATGAAAAG GGTTTAATTCGATTTTACGAAAACGTTATGCAAGGAATTTTAAGACACATCAATTTTGATATTGTGAAATGCGTTATTCTTGCCAGTCCTGGGTTTGTAAAAGACCAATACATGGATTATATGATAGAACAAGCAATAAAAACGGACAACAAATTGATATTGGAAAACAAATCTAAATTTTTGCTTGTTCATGCTAGTTCAGGATTCAAACACTCTCTAAAAG AAGTATTAGCCGAAGCAGCAGTGATGTCTCGAATTTCTGATACAAAAGCAGCAGGTGAAGTAAAAGCTttggaaacattttttatgatattgCAGACTGATCCTTGCAGAGCATTTTATGGGAAAAAGCACGTGCAGAAAGCGAATGAAGCACAAGCCATTGAAACGTTACTCATTtccgacaaattatttag ATGTCAAGATGTAGCTTTGAGAAAGGAATATGTTCAATTAGTGGAAGGTGTGAAAGACTCTAGTGGggatgtaaaaatattttcaagctTACATATATCCGGTGAAC AATTGGAACAAGTAACTGGAATAGCAGCAATACTCCGTTTTCCGATGCCAGAATTAGACGACGAGAGCGATGGCGAAAACGATTCGGAAGAAGATGAATAA
- the LOC117217989 gene encoding pescadillo homolog isoform X2: MVVIGKKKYQSGEGAQFMSRRSALKKLQLTLNDFRRLCILKGIYPREPRNRKRAQKGEPGIKTLYHKKDIQFLMHEPIIWKMRDYKVFHKKVAKAKALREFSDMKRYLSNHPTLKLDHIVKERYPTFIDALRDLDDCLTLCFLFSTFPSLKHIPRDQSLLCRRLSIEFLHAVIAAKALRKVFVSIKGYYYQAEIKGQTITWIVPHHFSFEPQAKNEVDFKIMSIFVEFYIIMLGFVNFRLYHTLNLYYPPKLTSSENNEKVLVDEEVYVAERISALNVPLTTLDPTVQNVEDEELDIDQFATDGDTTNVEEAKVEAEKIKKLKTLFKGLKVFLNREVPREPLVFVLRCFGADVSWDKLLFVGATFDETDETITHHIVDRPSMTKQYISRYYVQPQWVFDSLNARELLPVEKYLMGCVLPPHLSPFSNSRHDQTYIPPEARALMDHDFKLNDGESTSEEDDDDKADVESENEDQKDDDDVESKEEDGDEGTSAADDKKEQIRLQKKKEMKVKTGTVTKENPWERNRVERQEYRLRERMIKKKHRNLYRSMMKGREERSKEIWLLRKKRRLHDQAEKQKRKEERKQKKNTSA, encoded by the exons ATGGTGGTCATTGGAAAGAAAAAG TACCAGTCTGGAGAAGGAGCACAGTTTATGTCAAGGAGATCTGCTTTGAAGAAATTGCAGCTTACCTTGAATGATTTCCGTCGATTATGTATTTTGAAAGGTATATACCCAAGGGAGCCACGCAACCGTAAAAGAGCCCAGAAGGGTGAGCCTGGTATCAAGACATTGTATCACAAGAAggatattcaatttttaatgcATGAACCGATAATATGGAAAATGAGAGATTACAAG GTATTTCACAAAAAAGTGGCCAAAGCCAAAGCTCTGAGAGAATTTTCAGACATGAAGAGATACTTGAGCAATCATCCTACTTTGAAATTGGACCATATTGTTAAGGAACGTTATCCAACATTTATTGATGCTCTGAGAGATCTAGATGATTGTTTGACACTGTGTTTCTTATTCAGTACATTTCCATCTCTTAAACATATACCAAGAGATCAGTCTTTATTATGCAGGAGGTTAAGCATAGAATTTCTACATGCTGTAATTGCTGCTAAGGCTTTACGCAAAGTATTTGTATCCATAAAAGGATACTATTACCAAGCTGAAATTAAGGGGCAAACAATTACTTGGATAGTACCACATCATTTCTCATTTGAACCTCAAGCGAAGAACGAAGTTGACTTTAAAATCATGTCTATATTTgtagaattttatattataatgttaggCTTTGTTAATTTTAGACTCTACCATACGCTTAACTTGTATTATCCACCAAAACTTACTAGCAGCG AAAACAATGAAAAAGTTCTTGTAGACGAAGAGGTCTATGTAGCAGAAAGAATAAGTGCATTAAATGTACCATTGACAACTCTAGATCCGACTGTACAGAATGTAGAAGATGAAGAGTTGGACATAGACCAGTTTGCAACT GATGGCGATACCACGAATGTGGAAGAAGCTAAAGTGGAagcagaaaaaattaaaaagttaaaaacattGTTCAAAGGTCTAAAAGTTTTTCTGAATAGAGAGGTACCAAGGGAGCCGTTAGTCTTTGTCTTACGTTGTTTCGGAGCCGATGTGTCTTGGGATAAATTACTGTTTGTTGGAGCAACATTTGACGAAACTGACGAGACAATAACTCACCACATAGTAGACAGACCTAGCATGACCAAACAGTATATTTCCAG GTACTACGTGCAACCGCAATGGGTTTTCGATTCCCTTAATGCCAGAGAGTTGTTGCCCGTGGAAAAGTACTTAATGGGTTGTGTTCTTCCACCCCATCTTTCACCGTTCTCGAACAGTCGTCACGATCAAACGTACATTCCACCAGAGGCTCGCGCTCTCATGGACCATGACTTCAAACTAAACGATG GAGAAAGTACGTCCGAAGAAGATGACGATGACAAAGCAGATGTTGAGTCCGAGAATGAAGATCAAAAAGACGATGACGATGTAGAAAGTAAAGAAGAAGACGGTGACGAGGGAACGTCGGCGGCAGATGACAAGAAAGAACAAATTCGATTACAGAAG AAAAAAGAAATGAAGGTGAAAACCGGTACGGTAACGAAGGAAAATCCCTGGGAAAGGAATCGAGTGGAGAGGCAAGAATATCGACTCCGGGAACGAATGATCAAGAAGAAGCATCGTAATTTGTATAGAAGTATGATGAAGGGCCGCGAGGAGAGATCCAAGGAAATATGGTTGTTGCGGAAGAAGAGGCGCCTGCACGACCAAGCTGAGAAACAAAAGCGCAAGGAGGAACGCAAGCAGAAAAAAAATACATCTGCCTAA
- the LOC117217989 gene encoding pescadillo homolog isoform X1, translating into MVVIGKKKYQSGEGAQFMSRRSALKKLQLTLNDFRRLCILKGIYPREPRNRKRAQKGEPGIKTLYHKKDIQFLMHEPIIWKMRDYKVFHKKVAKAKALREFSDMKRYLSNHPTLKLDHIVKERYPTFIDALRDLDDCLTLCFLFSTFPSLKHIPRDQSLLCRRLSIEFLHAVIAAKALRKVFVSIKGYYYQAEIKGQTITWIVPHHFSFEPQAKNEVDFKIMSIFVEFYIIMLGFVNFRLYHTLNLYYPPKLTSSGKITFLTLLIRVTLESDINFLCTENNEKVLVDEEVYVAERISALNVPLTTLDPTVQNVEDEELDIDQFATDGDTTNVEEAKVEAEKIKKLKTLFKGLKVFLNREVPREPLVFVLRCFGADVSWDKLLFVGATFDETDETITHHIVDRPSMTKQYISRYYVQPQWVFDSLNARELLPVEKYLMGCVLPPHLSPFSNSRHDQTYIPPEARALMDHDFKLNDGESTSEEDDDDKADVESENEDQKDDDDVESKEEDGDEGTSAADDKKEQIRLQKKKEMKVKTGTVTKENPWERNRVERQEYRLRERMIKKKHRNLYRSMMKGREERSKEIWLLRKKRRLHDQAEKQKRKEERKQKKNTSA; encoded by the exons ATGGTGGTCATTGGAAAGAAAAAG TACCAGTCTGGAGAAGGAGCACAGTTTATGTCAAGGAGATCTGCTTTGAAGAAATTGCAGCTTACCTTGAATGATTTCCGTCGATTATGTATTTTGAAAGGTATATACCCAAGGGAGCCACGCAACCGTAAAAGAGCCCAGAAGGGTGAGCCTGGTATCAAGACATTGTATCACAAGAAggatattcaatttttaatgcATGAACCGATAATATGGAAAATGAGAGATTACAAG GTATTTCACAAAAAAGTGGCCAAAGCCAAAGCTCTGAGAGAATTTTCAGACATGAAGAGATACTTGAGCAATCATCCTACTTTGAAATTGGACCATATTGTTAAGGAACGTTATCCAACATTTATTGATGCTCTGAGAGATCTAGATGATTGTTTGACACTGTGTTTCTTATTCAGTACATTTCCATCTCTTAAACATATACCAAGAGATCAGTCTTTATTATGCAGGAGGTTAAGCATAGAATTTCTACATGCTGTAATTGCTGCTAAGGCTTTACGCAAAGTATTTGTATCCATAAAAGGATACTATTACCAAGCTGAAATTAAGGGGCAAACAATTACTTGGATAGTACCACATCATTTCTCATTTGAACCTCAAGCGAAGAACGAAGTTGACTTTAAAATCATGTCTATATTTgtagaattttatattataatgttaggCTTTGTTAATTTTAGACTCTACCATACGCTTAACTTGTATTATCCACCAAAACTTACTAGCAGCGGTAAGATAACTTTTCTTACACTTTTGATACGTGTAACACTCGAATCTGATATTAACTTTCTATGCACAGAAAACAATGAAAAAGTTCTTGTAGACGAAGAGGTCTATGTAGCAGAAAGAATAAGTGCATTAAATGTACCATTGACAACTCTAGATCCGACTGTACAGAATGTAGAAGATGAAGAGTTGGACATAGACCAGTTTGCAACT GATGGCGATACCACGAATGTGGAAGAAGCTAAAGTGGAagcagaaaaaattaaaaagttaaaaacattGTTCAAAGGTCTAAAAGTTTTTCTGAATAGAGAGGTACCAAGGGAGCCGTTAGTCTTTGTCTTACGTTGTTTCGGAGCCGATGTGTCTTGGGATAAATTACTGTTTGTTGGAGCAACATTTGACGAAACTGACGAGACAATAACTCACCACATAGTAGACAGACCTAGCATGACCAAACAGTATATTTCCAG GTACTACGTGCAACCGCAATGGGTTTTCGATTCCCTTAATGCCAGAGAGTTGTTGCCCGTGGAAAAGTACTTAATGGGTTGTGTTCTTCCACCCCATCTTTCACCGTTCTCGAACAGTCGTCACGATCAAACGTACATTCCACCAGAGGCTCGCGCTCTCATGGACCATGACTTCAAACTAAACGATG GAGAAAGTACGTCCGAAGAAGATGACGATGACAAAGCAGATGTTGAGTCCGAGAATGAAGATCAAAAAGACGATGACGATGTAGAAAGTAAAGAAGAAGACGGTGACGAGGGAACGTCGGCGGCAGATGACAAGAAAGAACAAATTCGATTACAGAAG AAAAAAGAAATGAAGGTGAAAACCGGTACGGTAACGAAGGAAAATCCCTGGGAAAGGAATCGAGTGGAGAGGCAAGAATATCGACTCCGGGAACGAATGATCAAGAAGAAGCATCGTAATTTGTATAGAAGTATGATGAAGGGCCGCGAGGAGAGATCCAAGGAAATATGGTTGTTGCGGAAGAAGAGGCGCCTGCACGACCAAGCTGAGAAACAAAAGCGCAAGGAGGAACGCAAGCAGAAAAAAAATACATCTGCCTAA